A stretch of the Deltaproteobacteria bacterium genome encodes the following:
- a CDS encoding AbrB/MazE/SpoVT family DNA-binding domain-containing protein, translating into MESIATTRLSSKGQVVIPEIIRNQLGLKEGAQFVVLGQKDVVILKAITPPSDQDFEELISAARGQARSAHLHKKDVIQAIKKVRKS; encoded by the coding sequence ATGGAATCCATTGCTACAACCAGACTTTCATCAAAGGGCCAAGTTGTTATTCCCGAAATCATACGGAATCAACTCGGATTGAAAGAAGGGGCTCAATTTGTTGTTTTAGGTCAGAAAGATGTTGTTATCTTAAAGGCCATTACTCCCCCGTCGGATCAAGATTTTGAAGAATTGATCTCGGCGGCGCGTGGGCAGGCACGGTCGGCCCATCTCCACAAGAAAGACGTGATCCAGGCTATCAAAAAGGTTCGAAAATCTTAA